One window of Longimicrobium sp. genomic DNA carries:
- a CDS encoding TlpA disulfide reductase family protein: MSDDSVSPPAPERPRSEAQPPARPNRYAWVAYAALVAAAALVVVLGKQKRDLVSQVETLRQAIREPRPGMFMPTFNTSTLDGRPVTVGSLPAEGRQVLFVYTTTCPYCLSTIPAWKRIASIADTIQRPRAQVFGVSLDSVDVTRQYAERHALPYPTIRFPEDKLVAIYRAGSVPLTLVLDEHGRTIYSRLGELKGEAAIDSVISAVYWRPPPRPQPAPAPAPASR; this comes from the coding sequence ATGAGCGACGACAGCGTCTCCCCCCCGGCCCCGGAGCGGCCTCGCTCCGAGGCGCAGCCGCCGGCCCGGCCGAACCGGTACGCGTGGGTGGCGTACGCGGCGCTGGTGGCCGCGGCCGCGCTGGTGGTGGTGCTCGGGAAGCAGAAGCGGGACCTGGTCTCGCAGGTCGAGACCCTCCGGCAGGCGATCCGCGAGCCGCGGCCCGGGATGTTCATGCCCACCTTCAACACCTCCACCCTCGACGGGCGGCCGGTCACCGTCGGCTCGCTCCCCGCGGAGGGGCGGCAGGTGCTCTTCGTCTACACCACCACCTGCCCGTACTGCCTCTCGACCATCCCCGCCTGGAAGCGGATCGCCTCCATCGCCGACACCATCCAGCGGCCGCGCGCGCAGGTCTTCGGCGTGTCGCTGGACTCGGTGGACGTGACGCGGCAGTACGCCGAGAGGCACGCGCTCCCGTACCCCACCATCCGCTTCCCCGAGGACAAGCTGGTGGCGATCTACCGCGCCGGCTCGGTGCCGCTCACCCTGGTGCTCGACGAGCACGGGCGCACCATCTACTCGCGCCTGGGAGAGCTCAAGGGCGAGGCGGCCATCGACTCGGTGATCTCGGCGGTCTACTGGCGGCCCCCGCCGCGCCCGCAGCCGGCGCCCGCTCCGGCGCCGGCGTCGCGCTGA
- a CDS encoding HD domain-containing protein → MGPDDGAAAARTPSTGDAPAPQVRGADAPASAPADPTDRAGVVARTEAFVRGRMEGEGSGHDWWHVHRVRRTALRLAREEGADPYVTELAALLHDVADHKFHGGDLAAGPRAAREWLEGLGAEPAVVEHVSSIIAGMSFKGAGVPTPMETPEGRVVQDADRLDALGAVGVARAFAYGGSRGRPLYDPGVPPERHDSFAAYQSTASPTLNHFHEKLFLLRDRMNTAAARRIAEGRHRYLEEFVARFLAEWEGRDEPADGG, encoded by the coding sequence TTGGGACCAGACGACGGCGCCGCCGCGGCGCGCACTCCGTCCACGGGAGATGCGCCTGCGCCACAGGTGCGGGGCGCGGACGCCCCAGCCTCCGCGCCCGCGGACCCGACGGACCGCGCCGGGGTGGTCGCCCGCACCGAGGCGTTCGTGCGCGGGCGGATGGAGGGGGAGGGCTCGGGGCACGACTGGTGGCACGTGCACCGGGTGCGGCGGACGGCGCTCCGGCTGGCGCGCGAGGAGGGCGCCGACCCGTACGTGACCGAGCTGGCCGCGCTGCTGCACGACGTGGCCGACCACAAGTTCCACGGCGGCGACCTGGCGGCCGGGCCGCGCGCCGCGCGCGAGTGGCTCGAGGGGCTGGGCGCCGAGCCCGCGGTGGTCGAGCACGTCTCGTCCATCATCGCCGGGATGTCGTTCAAGGGCGCCGGGGTGCCCACGCCGATGGAGACGCCGGAGGGCCGCGTGGTGCAGGACGCCGACCGGCTGGACGCGCTGGGCGCCGTCGGCGTGGCGCGCGCGTTCGCGTACGGGGGGAGCCGCGGGCGGCCGCTGTACGACCCCGGCGTCCCGCCCGAGCGGCACGACAGCTTCGCGGCGTACCAGTCCACCGCCAGCCCCACGCTCAACCACTTCCACGAGAAGCTCTTCCTGCTGCGCGACCGGATGAACACCGCGGCCGCGCGCCGCATCGCCGAGGGGCGGCACCGCTACCTGGAGGAGTTCGTGGCGCGCTTCCTGGCCGAGTGGGAGGGCCGCGACGAGCCGGCGGACGGGGGATGA
- a CDS encoding MBL fold metallo-hydrolase has protein sequence MTGVDRVTLAPGVHYLPGAVNSGLVETETGLVAVDTGLDKGAANRIVRAAEELGRPLVAILNTHAHADHHGGNAQLVRRLGIPVYAPAVEEAVIREPRYEPVYLFGGAEPVSGLVNRFLQAEPSPVDHVVRPGETVTIDGRALELVDLAGHSLAQVGVAAGPVLFAADGFFGREALEKHGIPYLVDAARWRERLGFLGGLSAEWFVPGHGEALADPRGTIAANLAALDRGFTWVGERLRRGPAATEDLLAEFAAEIGMRMDAPAAYVLNRATLLGFLSAMERAGEVRVVLEGGRWLWAESGAGGGA, from the coding sequence ATGACGGGCGTGGACCGGGTCACCCTCGCCCCCGGCGTCCACTACCTGCCGGGCGCCGTCAACAGCGGCCTGGTGGAGACGGAGACCGGGCTCGTGGCGGTCGACACCGGGCTGGACAAAGGGGCGGCGAACCGGATCGTCCGCGCGGCGGAGGAGCTGGGGCGGCCGCTGGTGGCCATCCTCAACACCCACGCGCACGCCGACCACCACGGCGGCAACGCCCAGCTCGTCCGCCGGCTGGGAATCCCCGTCTACGCGCCCGCCGTGGAGGAGGCGGTGATCCGCGAGCCGCGCTACGAGCCGGTCTACCTCTTCGGCGGCGCGGAGCCGGTCTCCGGGCTGGTCAACAGGTTCCTCCAGGCCGAGCCCTCGCCCGTGGACCACGTGGTGCGCCCGGGCGAGACGGTGACGATCGACGGGCGCGCGCTGGAGCTGGTGGACCTGGCGGGGCACAGCCTGGCGCAGGTGGGCGTCGCTGCCGGGCCCGTCCTCTTCGCGGCGGACGGCTTCTTCGGCCGCGAGGCGCTGGAGAAGCACGGCATTCCCTACCTGGTGGACGCCGCGCGCTGGCGGGAGCGGCTGGGCTTCCTGGGCGGCCTCTCCGCCGAGTGGTTCGTCCCCGGCCACGGCGAGGCGCTCGCCGACCCGCGCGGGACGATCGCGGCGAACCTGGCGGCGCTGGACCGCGGCTTCACCTGGGTGGGCGAGCGGCTGCGGCGCGGCCCGGCGGCGACGGAGGACCTGCTGGCCGAGTTCGCCGCGGAGATCGGGATGCGGATGGACGCGCCGGCCGCGTACGTGCTCAACCGCGCCACGCTCCTGGGCTTCCTCTCCGCGATGGAGCGCGCGGGAGAGGTGCGGGTGGTGCTGGAGGGCGGGCGCTGGCTGTGGGCGGAGAGCGGGGCAGGCGGCGGCGCCTGA
- a CDS encoding SDR family oxidoreductase: MRGRVCVVTGASAGIGKATAAGLARLGATVVLLVRSRERGEAARAEIAREAPGADVHLVLADLSAQAEVRRAAEEILGRFPRVHVLVNNAATFSWRRKKTVDGIERQWAVNHLAPFLLTHLLLARLAESAPARVVAVSSNSHFDGRLRWDDLQMERGFYRGLAMYARSKLANVLFTRELARRARGTGVTANAMHPGVVATSLLLDGFPPLKLLRRRMRTPEEGARTAVWLAASPEAEALSGEYCIDERPVRPSAAALDDEAARRLWDVSAETTGLA, encoded by the coding sequence ATGCGCGGGCGCGTGTGCGTGGTGACGGGCGCCAGCGCGGGGATCGGCAAGGCTACGGCGGCGGGGCTCGCGCGGCTGGGCGCCACGGTCGTCCTGCTGGTGCGCAGCCGCGAGCGCGGGGAGGCGGCCCGCGCGGAGATCGCGCGCGAGGCGCCGGGCGCGGACGTCCACCTCGTGCTCGCGGACCTCTCGGCGCAGGCGGAGGTGCGGCGCGCGGCGGAGGAGATCCTGGGCCGCTTTCCGCGCGTGCACGTGCTGGTGAACAACGCGGCAACCTTCTCCTGGCGGCGGAAGAAGACCGTGGACGGGATCGAGCGCCAGTGGGCGGTGAACCACCTGGCGCCCTTCCTCCTCACCCACCTCCTGCTCGCGCGGCTGGCCGAGAGCGCGCCGGCGCGGGTGGTGGCCGTCAGCTCCAACTCGCACTTCGACGGGCGGCTGCGCTGGGACGACCTGCAGATGGAGCGCGGCTTCTACCGCGGGCTGGCGATGTACGCGCGGAGCAAGCTGGCCAACGTGCTCTTCACCCGCGAGCTGGCGCGGCGCGCGCGCGGGACCGGGGTGACGGCGAACGCCATGCACCCCGGCGTGGTGGCCACCAGCCTGCTGCTGGACGGCTTCCCGCCGCTCAAGCTGCTGCGCCGCCGCATGCGCACGCCCGAGGAGGGGGCGCGCACGGCGGTGTGGCTCGCCGCCTCGCCGGAGGCCGAAGCGCTCTCGGGCGAGTACTGCATCGACGAGCGCCCGGTGCGCCCCTCGGCCGCCGCGCTCGACGACGAGGCCGCGCGCCGCCTGTGGGACGTCAGCGCGGAGACGACGGGGCTGGCGTAG
- a CDS encoding DUF3616 domain-containing protein: MSRLIGTVHLKLEASADGKADLRQGFSAVALVGRYLWAACDETATLERLTWLGEGRFGEHRSFALEELLDLPNPGEEVDLEGLAWAPPYLWLVGSHSRRRGHAEEGGAEERIAALAEVDTQDNRYLLARLPLHEEEGGEVVPCRECPDPNDPDLPLTAARLRGDGRDSQLVEELRGDPHLRRSFRAPSKENGFDVEGLAAANGRLFLGLRGPVLRGWAVVLEVEPRQGKNGMLRLRRIGPGKRRYRKHFLDLDGLGVRELVASGDDLLVLAGPTMDLPAPAALYRWPGALHADGDTIVGRDDLERLMDLPHDVQGGKDHPEGLCFLPLEGIPPSVLVVYDSAARHRVTRSGIRADVFALPKQGEEG; the protein is encoded by the coding sequence ATGAGCCGACTGATCGGAACCGTCCACCTGAAGCTGGAGGCGTCCGCCGACGGCAAGGCCGACCTGCGCCAGGGCTTCTCGGCCGTGGCGCTGGTTGGGCGCTACCTGTGGGCGGCGTGCGACGAGACCGCCACGCTCGAGCGGCTGACCTGGCTGGGCGAGGGCCGCTTCGGCGAGCACCGGAGCTTCGCGCTGGAGGAGCTGCTCGACCTCCCCAACCCGGGCGAGGAGGTGGACCTGGAGGGGCTGGCCTGGGCGCCGCCGTACCTGTGGCTGGTGGGCTCGCACAGCCGCCGCCGCGGGCACGCCGAAGAGGGCGGCGCCGAGGAGCGGATCGCCGCGCTGGCGGAGGTCGACACGCAGGACAACCGCTACCTGCTGGCCCGCCTGCCGCTGCACGAGGAAGAGGGCGGCGAGGTGGTGCCGTGCCGCGAGTGCCCCGACCCGAACGACCCCGACCTCCCCCTCACCGCCGCGCGCCTGCGCGGCGACGGGCGCGACAGCCAACTGGTGGAGGAGCTGCGCGGCGACCCGCACCTGCGGCGCTCCTTCCGGGCGCCGTCGAAGGAGAACGGCTTCGACGTCGAGGGGCTGGCGGCCGCGAACGGGCGGCTCTTCCTGGGGCTGCGCGGCCCGGTGCTGCGCGGCTGGGCCGTGGTGCTGGAGGTGGAGCCGCGCCAGGGGAAGAACGGGATGCTGCGGCTGCGCCGGATCGGCCCCGGCAAGCGGCGCTACCGCAAGCACTTCCTGGACCTGGACGGCCTGGGCGTGCGCGAGCTGGTGGCCAGCGGCGACGACCTGCTGGTGCTGGCCGGGCCCACCATGGACCTTCCCGCGCCGGCCGCCCTCTACCGCTGGCCGGGCGCCCTGCACGCCGACGGCGACACCATCGTGGGGCGCGACGACCTGGAGCGGCTGATGGACCTGCCGCACGACGTGCAGGGCGGGAAGGACCACCCCGAGGGCCTCTGCTTCCTCCCGCTGGAGGGGATCCCGCCCTCGGTGCTGGTGGTCTACGA
- a CDS encoding SIR2 family protein, with protein sequence MEIKELQLAVKEICSSSRRPYHPHHSLPFFFLVGAGVSHPSIPLADEITGQCGGARRERRHAAHPSGGGVDDRLRTYSDALAAAHPQPIDRQRFLRELMRDRPISPANFRLARILASRKLATLTVTTNFDDLLFRALCLLGETTVRVCDHPATVDRIESEISDLQIVHVHGTYWFYDLCNLAGEVDGRAQLSSESSLSMAAMLDRILTNQSPLVVGYSGWEGDVFMSALKRRLQPRRPLPRKLYWFCYRASEIYALPGWLRENPNVVFVVHRDSKALQSSPATPVRRETDLHPNVQLPATEVFDEFIRCLGLGEPKLTRDPLGYFTDLLEEAVQGDDQFSVAVSQLRSMHAGGAGREQKLREIRRSLRQSRYAEVIARAAELLDSPDSSGLDGGGLTELAWLVSFAAQNAPDASAEKERGFGLVMDLLADPRVDRDAMPAVRAIVGKARLLLARGRAGEALHLLRAHDLHGAAQRADAVRGEAAQAVALAVLAETGFGADAAERAAADELLARTARAAPQRGELIEREVLLSTAGALLRQGHAARAEACFARVIEHCERTDRSSEWAGGAGQEDVETMPYLAAALFGRAACLRAEGRCGSACEALYHLMRRFGTSENSHVFPWVAYAWDLLDSMSLCPDAGEEEARLFDRYHALIERETTMRKVRVGGLFPNSPHSNLVRDSLAELQELIAGPFLHAE encoded by the coding sequence GTGGAGATCAAGGAACTGCAACTCGCGGTGAAGGAAATCTGCAGCTCGTCGAGGCGCCCCTACCACCCGCACCACTCGCTGCCGTTCTTCTTCCTGGTCGGGGCGGGCGTCTCCCATCCGTCGATTCCGCTGGCCGACGAGATCACCGGCCAGTGCGGAGGGGCCAGGAGGGAGAGGAGGCATGCCGCCCACCCGTCCGGCGGGGGCGTCGACGATCGCCTCCGCACGTACTCCGATGCGCTCGCCGCCGCGCACCCGCAGCCGATCGACCGGCAGCGCTTCCTGCGGGAGCTGATGCGCGACCGGCCGATCTCGCCGGCCAACTTCCGCCTGGCGCGCATCCTGGCCAGCAGGAAGCTCGCGACGCTCACCGTGACCACGAACTTCGACGACCTCCTGTTCAGGGCCCTGTGCCTGCTCGGGGAGACCACGGTGCGCGTCTGCGACCACCCGGCGACGGTCGACCGCATCGAGAGCGAGATCTCGGACCTCCAGATCGTGCACGTGCACGGCACGTACTGGTTCTACGACCTGTGCAACCTGGCCGGCGAGGTCGACGGGCGGGCGCAGCTCTCGTCCGAGAGCTCGCTGTCGATGGCCGCCATGCTCGACCGCATCCTCACCAACCAGTCTCCCCTGGTGGTGGGCTACAGCGGCTGGGAGGGCGACGTCTTCATGTCGGCGCTGAAGAGGCGCCTGCAGCCCCGGCGGCCCCTTCCGCGGAAGCTCTACTGGTTCTGCTACCGGGCCAGCGAGATCTACGCCCTCCCCGGCTGGCTGCGGGAGAATCCGAACGTGGTCTTCGTCGTTCACCGCGATTCGAAGGCGCTGCAGAGCTCCCCCGCGACCCCCGTGCGGCGCGAGACGGACCTGCATCCCAACGTGCAGCTGCCCGCGACCGAGGTGTTCGACGAGTTCATCCGCTGCCTGGGGCTGGGCGAGCCGAAGCTGACGCGGGATCCCCTGGGCTACTTCACCGACCTGCTGGAAGAAGCCGTGCAGGGCGACGACCAGTTCTCGGTGGCGGTCAGCCAGCTGCGGAGCATGCACGCGGGCGGGGCGGGCAGGGAGCAGAAGCTGCGCGAGATCAGGCGCTCGCTCCGGCAGTCCCGCTACGCCGAGGTGATCGCGCGGGCCGCCGAGCTGCTCGACTCCCCGGACTCGTCCGGGCTGGATGGCGGCGGGCTCACCGAGCTCGCGTGGCTGGTCAGCTTCGCGGCCCAGAACGCACCCGACGCATCCGCCGAGAAGGAGAGGGGGTTCGGTCTCGTGATGGACCTGCTGGCCGACCCGCGCGTCGACCGCGACGCCATGCCCGCCGTGCGCGCGATCGTCGGGAAGGCGAGGCTGCTGCTCGCCCGGGGCAGGGCGGGCGAAGCCCTCCACCTGCTGCGGGCGCACGACCTCCACGGCGCGGCGCAGCGGGCCGACGCCGTGCGCGGCGAGGCCGCGCAGGCCGTTGCGCTCGCGGTTCTCGCCGAGACCGGGTTCGGGGCGGACGCGGCCGAGCGAGCCGCCGCCGACGAGCTGCTCGCGCGCACCGCCAGGGCCGCGCCCCAGCGCGGGGAGCTCATCGAGCGCGAGGTGCTGCTCTCGACGGCCGGGGCCCTTCTCCGGCAGGGCCACGCCGCCCGGGCGGAGGCGTGCTTCGCCCGCGTGATCGAGCACTGCGAGAGAACGGACCGGTCTTCGGAATGGGCGGGCGGCGCGGGCCAGGAAGACGTCGAGACGATGCCGTACCTGGCGGCCGCGCTCTTCGGACGGGCGGCGTGCCTGCGCGCCGAGGGGCGGTGTGGAAGCGCCTGCGAGGCGCTGTACCACCTGATGCGGCGCTTCGGGACCTCCGAGAACTCACACGTGTTCCCCTGGGTCGCGTACGCCTGGGACCTGCTGGACTCCATGTCTCTCTGCCCCGACGCGGGCGAGGAGGAGGCCCGTCTCTTCGACCGCTACCACGCGCTGATCGAACGGGAGACCACGATGCGCAAGGTCCGCGTCGGGGGCCTGTTCCCGAACTCGCCCCACTCGAACCTGGTCAGGGACTCTCTCGCGGAGCTGCAAGAGCTCATCGCGGGACCCTTCCTGCACGCGGAGTAG